A section of the Elusimicrobiota bacterium genome encodes:
- a CDS encoding thermonuclease family protein, protein MSNFIVSEIIDGDTFKVSGGWKWNDKTGDAVRPTGYDTPEKGESGYEEAKRKLTNLILNKTVDIRDVKTVDKYGRLVADVYYNGRYLAEYFPEYKI, encoded by the coding sequence ATGTCAAATTTTATAGTCAGTGAAATAATAGATGGTGATACTTTCAAAGTTAGTGGTGGTTGGAAATGGAACGATAAAACAGGAGATGCTGTTCGTCCTACAGGGTACGATACTCCAGAGAAAGGAGAATCTGGCTATGAAGAAGCAAAAAGGAAATTGACAAACTTAATTTTAAATAAGACAGTTGACATTAGAGATGTTAAAACGGTTGATAAATATGGAAGATTGGTAGCAGATGTTTATTATAATGGCCGTTATCTTGCCGAGTATTTTCCAGAGTATAAGATTTAA
- a CDS encoding PorV/PorQ family protein, translating to MTRKIFICVICIFNLCNLCFANSGASFLNIGTSARAISMGGAYVGVADDANAISYNPAGLSQLNRNEITAQHTEWISDIRHDFLAGAFPLQNSTVGFSVIYLSQGKIEGRDENRNITDSFSAYDTALTFSYSKQISRTAGKQLSLGTNLKIIQQKIESETATGIAFDIGLLTRLLAQSLNRFTFGFSFQNLGPKMTFISEGYNLPLTATLGAGYTIKRALTLALDIKQKIYDNKTEISIGTEYVPFTPLALRAGYLLPTSDYRLTDFKDFGGGLGLRILNFSTDYAFVPYGVLGNTHRISFSVKF from the coding sequence ATGACCAGAAAGATTTTTATCTGTGTAATCTGTATTTTCAATCTGTGTAATCTGTGTTTTGCAAACAGCGGAGCGTCTTTTCTTAACATCGGAACATCCGCACGAGCAATCTCAATGGGCGGGGCATATGTGGGCGTAGCAGACGACGCAAACGCAATCAGTTACAATCCCGCCGGATTATCGCAGTTAAACAGGAATGAAATAACCGCCCAGCATACTGAGTGGATAAGCGATATACGGCACGACTTTCTTGCCGGAGCGTTTCCTTTACAAAACAGCACAGTCGGTTTCAGCGTGATTTATTTATCACAGGGCAAAATAGAGGGACGGGATGAAAATAGGAACATAACTGACAGTTTCTCTGCCTACGATACCGCATTGACATTTTCTTACAGTAAGCAGATAAGCAGGACAGCAGGTAAGCAGTTAAGTTTAGGCACTAATCTGAAAATCATACAACAGAAAATAGAATCTGAAACAGCAACGGGTATCGCTTTTGACATTGGCTTACTTACTCGCTTACTCGCTCAATCGCTTAATCGCTTTACTTTCGGCTTTTCATTCCAGAATCTCGGACCGAAAATGACATTTATCTCTGAGGGTTATAATTTACCGCTAACAGCGACATTAGGTGCGGGCTACACAATAAAAAGAGCATTGACACTTGCACTTGATATTAAGCAAAAAATTTATGATAACAAAACAGAAATATCAATCGGCACAGAATATGTCCCGTTTACACCTCTTGCATTGCGGGCTGGTTATCTACTTCCCACTTCCGACTACCGACTTACTGACTTTAAAGATTTCGGCGGTGGTTTAGGACTTCGTATACTCAACTTCTCCACCGACTATGCCTTCGTCCCTTATGGCGTTCTTGGCAATACACACAGAATAAGTTTTTCAGTAAAGTTTTAG
- a CDS encoding helix-turn-helix domain-containing protein translates to MELSDGLNYTGLFSEDEISIVKRVIANFRATNDSLKNSNFNDMLEDICADKLYPAKTKNKTLKKSMIVEIVKNALLNILEHQKTNKERVNYEKESLDKVIVDDKTGENVFLIDIIPDKMDFEKQVLSRMDFNIRKKKLTKIQKKICRLLEYMYSERKIAKKLKKSRNTISDEIKQIRNIFSEKT, encoded by the coding sequence ATGGAATTATCGGATGGATTAAATTATACAGGACTTTTTTCCGAAGATGAAATTTCAATAGTAAAGAGGGTGATTGCAAATTTTAGAGCGACAAACGATTCACTCAAAAACAGTAATTTCAACGACATGTTAGAAGATATATGTGCTGATAAACTGTATCCTGCAAAAACCAAGAATAAGACACTAAAGAAATCTATGATTGTAGAAATTGTGAAAAACGCCTTATTAAATATTTTAGAACATCAAAAAACGAATAAAGAAAGGGTAAATTACGAAAAAGAATCACTTGATAAAGTAATAGTGGACGACAAAACCGGTGAAAATGTTTTTCTTATTGATATTATTCCTGATAAAATGGATTTTGAGAAACAGGTTTTAAGCAGGATGGATTTTAATATAAGAAAGAAAAAACTAACCAAAATTCAAAAGAAGATTTGTAGGTTGCTTGAATATATGTATTCAGAAAGAAAAATTGCAAAAAAATTAAAGAAGTCAAGAAACACAATTTCCGACGAGATAAAGCAGATAAGAAATATTTTTTCTGAAAAAACTTAA
- a CDS encoding helix-turn-helix domain-containing protein has protein sequence MEKRLLNINEASEYMGLSKNTLYAWVCQRKIPFVKCGRLTKFDIRDIDKWIEEKKVKEQIF, from the coding sequence ATGGAAAAACGATTATTGAATATAAACGAGGCATCAGAATATATGGGATTGAGCAAGAACACACTTTATGCCTGGGTGTGTCAGCGGAAAATTCCATTCGTAAAATGCGGTCGTCTGACAAAGTTTGATATTAGAGATATTGACAAATGGATTGAAGAAAAAAAAGTGAAAGAACAAATTTTTTAA
- a CDS encoding tyrosine-type recombinase/integrase has translation MAIYKKGENWYIDYYAHGRRKREKIGPSKKLAEQVLAKRKVEIAENRFLDIKRQKEITFENMAKEYIERYAKLNKKSWISDVDYLKNIIPFFQSKYLFEINPQMIEDYKAKRIQDGVKPSTVNHELACMKCIYSKAIEWDKATENPVKKVKMFKVNDHRIRFLEKGELKFLLDVCKEPLKSIVIFAVNTGMRLSEIINLVWDNVDFVRGLITVTNTKNNEIRYIPVNTTLSNLLEKLKQKCNPNSAYVFCDSNGKKFKRYTISHKFAKAVKAAKIRNFRFHDLRHTFASYLAMAGVDIMTIKELLGHKSLTMTLRYSHLSPNFKRSAVEVLCTRMDTIWTPKVKTNGLLNKEKFILSSVKM, from the coding sequence ATGGCAATTTACAAAAAAGGTGAGAATTGGTATATTGATTACTATGCTCATGGGCGTAGAAAGCGAGAAAAAATAGGTCCAAGCAAAAAATTGGCTGAACAGGTTCTGGCAAAAAGAAAAGTTGAAATTGCCGAAAATAGATTTCTGGATATTAAAAGACAAAAAGAAATAACTTTTGAGAATATGGCAAAAGAATATATTGAAAGATATGCCAAATTAAATAAAAAATCTTGGATAAGCGATGTTGACTATTTAAAAAACATTATTCCATTTTTTCAAAGTAAATATCTTTTTGAAATAAATCCTCAGATGATTGAAGATTACAAAGCAAAAAGGATTCAAGACGGAGTAAAACCTTCTACTGTTAATCATGAACTTGCTTGTATGAAATGTATTTACTCTAAAGCTATTGAATGGGATAAGGCAACAGAAAACCCTGTAAAAAAAGTGAAGATGTTCAAGGTAAATGATCACCGAATACGATTCTTAGAAAAAGGTGAATTGAAATTCTTGTTGGATGTTTGTAAGGAGCCACTTAAATCAATAGTGATTTTTGCAGTTAATACAGGGATGCGATTAAGCGAAATAATAAATCTTGTTTGGGACAATGTTGATTTTGTAAGGGGATTGATTACAGTAACCAATACAAAAAATAACGAGATACGCTATATACCAGTAAATACCACTTTAAGTAATCTTTTAGAAAAACTAAAACAAAAATGTAATCCTAATAGCGCATATGTTTTTTGTGATTCAAATGGGAAAAAGTTTAAAAGATACACTATTTCACATAAATTTGCTAAGGCAGTGAAAGCTGCAAAAATAAGGAATTTTAGATTTCACGATTTAAGACACACTTTTGCAAGTTATCTTGCTATGGCAGGTGTAGATATTATGACAATTAAAGAATTGTTAGGTCACAAGAGTTTAACTATGACATTAAGGTATTCGCATCTATCACCAAATTTCAAGCGGTCAGCAGTAGAGGTTCTTTGCACACGGATGGACACTATTTGGACACCAAAGGTAAAAACTAACGGGTTGTTAAACAAAGAAAAATTTATTTTGTCGTCGGTAAAAATGTAA